The following coding sequences lie in one Tichowtungia aerotolerans genomic window:
- a CDS encoding helix-turn-helix domain-containing protein, translating into MDEMMNSGDEMYNFSVVRDLRKREGLTIANLSERTGISPAVISKLERNQAVAGLGTLFRLARAFGITAAELLALIESRTAQCKTETERIAGDFHFRMIEFSNSKCYYAEAPAGAKRSNPDAHRDDYETCWVLEGAVKIVLPYETHVLNAGECLQFDALFEHTYEVLEDCRIILQHIHKQKRF; encoded by the coding sequence ATGGATGAAATGATGAATAGTGGAGATGAGATGTACAACTTTTCTGTGGTGCGCGATTTGCGCAAGCGGGAGGGTTTAACCATTGCCAACCTGTCGGAACGGACCGGTATTTCTCCGGCGGTGATTTCCAAGCTGGAGCGCAATCAGGCCGTTGCCGGACTGGGAACGCTGTTTCGGCTGGCGCGTGCTTTCGGGATTACGGCGGCCGAGCTGCTGGCCCTGATCGAATCGCGTACGGCTCAGTGCAAAACAGAGACCGAGCGCATTGCCGGCGATTTTCATTTCCGCATGATCGAATTCAGTAATTCCAAGTGCTATTACGCCGAAGCACCGGCCGGAGCCAAACGTTCCAATCCGGACGCACATCGGGATGACTATGAGACATGTTGGGTTCTTGAGGGGGCTGTGAAGATTGTTCTTCCGTATGAAACTCACGTGCTGAATGCGGGTGAATGCCTGCAGTTTGATGCTCTTTTTGAACACACTTACGAGGTTCTGGAGGACTGCAGGATCATTCTGCAGCACATTCATAAACAGAAACGGTTTTAG
- the cmk gene encoding (d)CMP kinase, with protein MSKQRIIAIDGPAASGKSTVAREAAKRLNCVYVDSGAFYRGVTWKMLREGVNTKNPLAVLPVLLKSKWKFEVRDRAVFFSIDGVEPGEALRDKDVREAVSDIAAMPAVRKFVVSNLRKLKKLGSLAMEGRDIGSVVFPKTPYKFYLDANPEERAKRRHAELIARGETEKAQEVMESLERRDKKDSTRKAAPLKIADGAYVIDTSEYDVEGVARVLLGRISDLEKPRSDKMINPIWYRIACKFLGMGLKVCNNIQAYGVQNVPKSGGVIIASNHASYLDPPAVGACSRRMRMTHFMARDTLFKNPLMGAFLHRVGVIPLDRERGGDLKAMKTAIQLLKDGACVALFPEGTRSPDGNLQPAKPGIGFLVAKGAAPVVPVYVHGSYEAWSKHSDGFQRKPINVIYGKLITQEEIQALGRGKAAYPLIGDLIMQRIAELKQKFEAGEITE; from the coding sequence ATGAGTAAACAGCGAATTATTGCGATTGACGGCCCGGCGGCTTCCGGGAAATCGACAGTGGCGCGCGAGGCTGCCAAACGTCTGAACTGCGTTTATGTGGATTCCGGGGCGTTTTACCGGGGCGTGACCTGGAAAATGCTGCGCGAAGGCGTGAACACAAAAAATCCGCTGGCGGTTCTTCCGGTGCTGCTGAAGTCCAAGTGGAAATTTGAGGTGCGCGATCGGGCTGTGTTTTTTTCCATTGACGGTGTGGAGCCGGGCGAGGCGCTGCGCGACAAGGATGTTCGCGAGGCCGTTTCTGATATTGCAGCCATGCCGGCCGTCCGCAAGTTTGTGGTTTCCAACCTTCGGAAACTGAAAAAGCTCGGGTCGCTTGCAATGGAAGGGCGCGATATCGGTTCGGTGGTTTTTCCAAAAACACCTTATAAGTTTTATCTGGATGCCAATCCGGAAGAGCGTGCGAAGCGTCGCCATGCCGAATTGATTGCCCGGGGCGAAACCGAGAAGGCTCAGGAGGTAATGGAGTCTTTGGAGCGTCGCGATAAAAAGGATTCAACCCGCAAGGCCGCGCCGTTGAAGATTGCTGACGGTGCGTATGTGATCGATACGTCGGAGTATGATGTGGAGGGGGTTGCCCGAGTGCTGCTCGGTCGTATTTCCGACCTGGAAAAGCCGCGCTCGGATAAAATGATCAATCCGATCTGGTACCGCATTGCCTGCAAGTTTCTGGGGATGGGGCTTAAGGTCTGTAACAATATTCAGGCATACGGCGTGCAGAATGTGCCGAAAAGCGGTGGCGTTATTATTGCTTCGAACCATGCCAGCTATCTGGATCCACCGGCCGTTGGCGCCTGCAGCCGCCGTATGCGTATGACTCATTTTATGGCGCGCGATACGCTGTTTAAAAATCCGCTGATGGGTGCGTTTCTGCACCGGGTTGGGGTCATTCCGCTCGACCGTGAGCGTGGCGGGGATCTCAAAGCGATGAAAACCGCGATTCAGCTGCTGAAGGATGGCGCCTGTGTGGCGCTGTTTCCGGAGGGCACGCGCTCGCCGGACGGGAATCTGCAGCCGGCCAAGCCGGGCATCGGTTTTCTGGTTGCCAAAGGGGCGGCTCCGGTGGTCCCGGTGTACGTTCACGGGTCTTACGAAGCATGGTCGAAGCATAGCGACGGATTTCAGCGCAAGCCGATCAATGTTATTTACGGCAAACTGATTACGCAGGAGGAGATCCAGGCCCTCGGCAGGGGCAAGGCCGCCTATCCACTGATTGGGGATCTGATTATGCAGCGCATTGCGGAGCTGAAGCAGAAATTCGAAGCCGGCGAGATTACGGAATAG
- a CDS encoding prephenate dehydrogenase: MKTLSIIGLGLMGSSLGLALKKRGVSVCIQGYARRRETCEEALELGAVDAAYTDPAEAVSGADLVVICVPIWTIAELAKAIVPALEPGAVVTDVGSTKTDLISVMEACFANSGACFIGSHPIAGSEKTGVMAGSPDLYEGRLAVVCPTDKTPAAAKDKVSNLWKCVGSEVVEMSAEQHDATLASTSHLPHMVAAALARSVGVEKADFCGTGFKDTSRVASGSADMWVDIIDTNRAALEAELDHFHEELQGLIAILRKGDSNDIRQWLEDAAGQRDRILHQNRFLK; this comes from the coding sequence ATGAAAACACTTTCAATTATTGGACTGGGGCTGATGGGCTCTTCGCTAGGCCTCGCGCTGAAGAAGCGCGGGGTTTCGGTATGCATTCAAGGCTATGCTCGACGCAGAGAAACCTGCGAAGAGGCGCTGGAGTTGGGGGCTGTGGATGCGGCGTATACGGATCCGGCGGAAGCGGTTTCCGGTGCGGATCTGGTGGTCATCTGTGTTCCGATCTGGACGATTGCTGAACTCGCAAAAGCCATTGTTCCGGCGCTGGAGCCCGGCGCGGTTGTGACGGACGTCGGCAGCACCAAGACGGACCTGATTTCTGTTATGGAGGCTTGTTTTGCGAATAGCGGCGCCTGTTTTATCGGATCGCACCCGATCGCCGGATCTGAAAAAACCGGCGTAATGGCCGGGAGTCCGGATTTATATGAAGGCCGTCTGGCGGTGGTTTGTCCGACCGACAAAACACCTGCTGCTGCAAAAGATAAAGTTTCCAATCTTTGGAAATGCGTTGGGTCGGAAGTGGTTGAAATGTCCGCCGAACAACACGATGCAACGCTGGCGTCGACCAGTCATCTTCCGCATATGGTGGCGGCTGCGCTGGCTCGTTCGGTCGGTGTCGAAAAAGCTGATTTTTGCGGAACCGGTTTTAAGGACACCTCTCGGGTGGCTTCCGGATCGGCCGATATGTGGGTGGACATTATTGACACCAACCGCGCCGCGCTCGAAGCGGAGCTGGATCACTTTCACGAGGAACTGCAGGGGCTTATTGCCATTCTGCGCAAGGGCGACAGCAATGATATTCGCCAATGGCTTGAAGATGCCGCTGGTCAGCGTGACCGGATTCTACATCAGAACAGGTTTTTGAAATGA
- a CDS encoding oxidoreductase produces MTDFRRFDLKTYDDLRGDLDALNLELPISENLDVLAEKVNVGGHVLPNRFVIQPMEGVDGNPVTGAPTELTDRRYRRFAEGGSGLIWAEAVSVVPDGCSNAKQMRITEENLDSYKKLVDDTKTAARNAFGHELRFVVQLTHSGRFSRPGGVVKPLKVQHNPFLDEKLGMTDIEPVSDDYLDHLQDDFVKAAQLAARAGFDGVDMKAVHGYLIAELLGAHTREGKYGGSYENRTRFLRETAQRMMDELPESTFVTSRTTVLEPCPYPYGWGVLPEIGKNWEVDLTEPKRLMKECFEMGMPMFNVSVGFPRFQPYMNRPHDNSLVGEGNPPEYPLVGVARFQQTVRDMQKSLPECPVPTAGLAWLRHLLPQVAAGLIEEGWCSLIGMGRGAFAYPDLVRDILEKGVMAPEKCCTTCSMCTQIMKDGVGCGGCVIRDKEIYGPELKKGRLAAKEKGLA; encoded by the coding sequence ATGACCGATTTCAGACGATTTGACTTAAAGACCTATGATGATCTCCGCGGGGACCTGGATGCCTTGAACCTGGAACTGCCGATCTCAGAGAACCTGGATGTTCTGGCAGAAAAGGTGAATGTTGGCGGCCATGTTCTGCCGAACCGTTTTGTGATCCAGCCGATGGAAGGCGTCGATGGCAATCCGGTTACCGGTGCACCGACCGAACTGACGGATCGGCGTTATCGCCGTTTCGCAGAAGGCGGCAGCGGGCTGATCTGGGCGGAGGCCGTTTCTGTAGTTCCTGACGGATGCTCCAATGCCAAGCAGATGCGCATTACGGAAGAGAATCTCGATTCATATAAAAAGCTGGTCGATGACACCAAGACGGCAGCTCGGAACGCATTCGGCCATGAGCTCCGGTTTGTGGTGCAGTTGACGCACTCCGGTCGTTTCAGTCGTCCGGGAGGTGTGGTGAAGCCGCTGAAAGTGCAGCATAATCCGTTTTTGGATGAAAAACTCGGAATGACGGATATCGAACCGGTTTCCGATGATTATCTGGATCACCTGCAGGATGACTTTGTAAAAGCGGCTCAGCTGGCTGCGCGGGCCGGATTTGATGGCGTGGACATGAAGGCCGTTCATGGCTATCTGATCGCAGAGCTGCTGGGGGCGCATACCCGGGAAGGAAAATATGGCGGTTCCTATGAAAACCGCACCCGTTTCCTGCGCGAAACCGCGCAGCGCATGATGGATGAGCTTCCGGAATCGACGTTTGTCACATCCCGCACCACGGTGCTGGAACCCTGTCCGTATCCGTACGGTTGGGGGGTGCTTCCAGAGATCGGAAAAAACTGGGAAGTGGATCTGACGGAACCGAAGCGGTTGATGAAAGAATGTTTCGAAATGGGCATGCCGATGTTTAATGTGTCCGTCGGATTCCCACGTTTCCAGCCGTATATGAATCGTCCGCACGACAACTCGCTGGTCGGGGAGGGCAATCCTCCCGAATATCCGCTGGTCGGAGTTGCCCGCTTTCAGCAGACCGTGCGTGACATGCAGAAGAGCCTGCCGGAATGTCCGGTTCCGACTGCTGGGCTGGCGTGGCTGCGCCATCTGCTTCCGCAGGTTGCGGCAGGACTGATTGAGGAAGGATGGTGCTCGCTGATTGGAATGGGGCGTGGGGCTTTCGCGTATCCTGACCTGGTTCGGGATATTTTAGAAAAGGGGGTGATGGCTCCTGAGAAATGCTGCACGACCTGCTCAATGTGCACCCAGATTATGAAGGACGGCGTCGGTTGCGGCGGTTGTGTCATTCGAGACAAAGAAATTTATGGTCCGGAGTTGAAGAAGGGTCGTCTTGCGGCCAAAGAGAAAGGATTAGCGTGA
- a CDS encoding ABC transporter substrate-binding protein: protein MCRFQKVRLRSLLYSLTLLLQAGEISTAPTGKPALRWEGHWKGEGLREQLVVEVLEDFRYLHQDIDVQFSFAKDVLPEKTQDHQSRFIADMIRSGTNSWDVIWLDSVIYQKVSVLLDDPLWGKKHLMDFSPVRKIRDAHRPELLQSPDFCESTGGLLTGPYIEGFLYCTWYNAELAGQLGLNIKKEEMSLEDLLEYLRCVNAFNTSADQPISAFADFSRSGSFARLTHNLFLSTNPDLSSPASVSNSLKEILYALEAIGRQNPVQHQKNLQWEDAARLLAENRALFLFDSTWRYSAFQAFSPDLTKKLRLAQMPGIQKQKFYCGGFMPAWAVMKNSPAKEAATQLMEFWSKPEIVEKWTRYSKMPSGMVGSLYDPEYGNDSFAAFQRTLMQGRVLRRDFFAQQQTNRSIYPILRYIDDLIYGQITADDAIEHMKGVSK from the coding sequence ATGTGTCGTTTCCAGAAAGTTCGCTTACGGTCTCTGCTGTACAGCCTGACATTGCTTCTTCAGGCAGGAGAAATAAGCACTGCTCCGACCGGAAAGCCGGCATTGCGCTGGGAGGGACACTGGAAAGGTGAAGGCCTCCGTGAACAACTGGTCGTGGAAGTTCTGGAAGATTTTCGTTATCTGCACCAGGACATTGATGTGCAGTTTTCTTTCGCCAAGGATGTACTTCCGGAAAAAACACAGGACCATCAGTCCAGATTTATTGCCGACATGATCCGCTCCGGAACTAATTCATGGGATGTTATCTGGCTGGATTCGGTCATCTATCAAAAGGTGTCCGTTCTGCTGGATGACCCGCTCTGGGGAAAAAAACACCTGATGGATTTCTCCCCTGTTCGGAAAATCAGGGATGCCCACCGCCCCGAACTTCTGCAAAGCCCGGACTTCTGCGAATCAACGGGAGGTCTTCTTACCGGCCCGTACATCGAAGGATTTCTGTACTGCACATGGTACAATGCAGAGCTGGCTGGCCAACTCGGTCTGAACATTAAAAAAGAAGAAATGAGCCTCGAAGACCTGCTCGAATATCTTCGATGTGTTAACGCGTTCAATACGTCTGCCGACCAACCGATTTCCGCGTTTGCTGATTTCAGCCGATCCGGATCGTTCGCCCGACTGACACATAATCTGTTTCTCTCCACAAATCCGGATCTCTCTTCCCCGGCCAGCGTTTCCAATTCTCTGAAGGAAATACTGTATGCCCTGGAAGCAATTGGTCGGCAGAACCCGGTCCAACATCAAAAAAACCTGCAGTGGGAAGATGCGGCACGGCTGCTGGCAGAAAACCGGGCACTGTTTCTGTTCGATTCCACATGGCGCTACAGTGCTTTTCAGGCATTCTCTCCGGACTTAACAAAAAAACTCCGTCTGGCCCAGATGCCAGGAATCCAGAAGCAGAAGTTCTACTGCGGAGGGTTCATGCCGGCATGGGCGGTCATGAAAAACAGTCCGGCGAAAGAGGCGGCAACCCAACTCATGGAATTCTGGAGCAAACCGGAAATTGTGGAAAAATGGACCCGGTACTCAAAAATGCCGAGCGGAATGGTCGGAAGCCTCTACGATCCAGAGTACGGGAACGACTCGTTTGCCGCCTTTCAGCGAACACTGATGCAGGGGCGTGTCCTCCGCCGCGACTTTTTTGCACAGCAGCAAACCAACCGATCCATCTATCCGATTCTGCGCTATATTGATGACCTGATCTATGGGCAAATCACTGCTGATGACGCAATCGAACACATGAAAGGTGTGTCTAAGTGA
- a CDS encoding sigma-70 family RNA polymerase sigma factor, protein MNAEKPETNPMDVDDVQLLADYRNGNAEALGLLVEKYKSPLFGFIYKFSEGHEDADEVFQEVWVRAIKNMNRYRQKNLLSWLFRIAHNLMIDRIRRRKPTVSYDTPATDDGVAVSDQLASSRLGPDSESGGRDLGLRIEAATQNLPLEQREVFWLRMQGGLSFKEIAKVQKCSINTALARMQYALSKLRNDLGDEYRELQEAG, encoded by the coding sequence ATGAATGCGGAAAAACCTGAGACAAACCCTATGGACGTGGATGATGTACAACTCCTTGCAGATTATCGAAACGGCAACGCCGAGGCACTCGGTTTGCTGGTTGAAAAGTACAAGAGCCCTTTGTTTGGCTTCATCTATAAATTTTCCGAAGGGCATGAGGATGCGGATGAGGTTTTTCAGGAAGTTTGGGTGAGGGCAATTAAGAATATGAACCGTTACCGCCAAAAGAATCTGCTGAGCTGGCTGTTCCGGATTGCGCACAATCTGATGATTGACCGCATCCGTCGTCGGAAGCCGACGGTTTCGTATGATACGCCGGCGACGGACGACGGGGTGGCGGTGAGCGATCAGCTGGCGTCTTCGCGGTTGGGTCCTGACAGCGAAAGCGGCGGTCGTGATCTGGGTCTGCGGATTGAGGCCGCCACGCAGAATCTGCCGCTGGAGCAGCGCGAGGTTTTCTGGCTGCGAATGCAGGGCGGACTCAGTTTTAAGGAGATTGCAAAGGTACAAAAATGCTCAATCAATACCGCTTTGGCGAGAATGCAGTATGCGCTGTCCAAGCTTCGGAACGATCTGGGTGATGAATATCGGGAGTTACAGGAGGCAGGGTAA
- the aroA gene encoding 3-phosphoshikimate 1-carboxyvinyltransferase has product MKSKIVYPSVLGGEIRVPGDKSVSQRIAMLAALAKGTSTIKGFLTGEDAMSTLKAVCALGASYRFVDDVLEITGTGGTFKEPANTLDMGNSGTGTRLLAGLLAGRPITVTMTGDASLSRRPMGRIAAPLQQMGAKIELTGEKGTLPMTIHGTQLKGIHYELPMASAQVKSCVLLAGLFADGKTTVIEPHPTRDHTEKLFQALGIPVDVNGLEISVPGFGSAGPQFAARDITVPGDFSSAAFWIAAIAARPGAELTVRKVGLNHRRTALLDVLKRMGAQIETELTDDQGDPMGTVFVRGAQLYGTEIGGDEIPNLIDELPVISAIAALADGETVIRDAEELRVKESDRIAMMAAHLRAFGVEVSESPDGMTVHGPAVLKTPVKPLASDGDHRIAMSVAVLGSFTDQPVTIDDTACVDTSYPDFWNHLKQLGGNCE; this is encoded by the coding sequence ATGAAATCGAAAATTGTCTATCCATCTGTGCTGGGCGGTGAAATCCGAGTCCCCGGCGATAAAAGCGTGTCGCAGCGTATAGCCATGCTGGCCGCGCTGGCGAAGGGGACCTCAACGATCAAAGGTTTTCTGACTGGTGAAGACGCCATGAGCACGCTGAAAGCGGTTTGTGCGCTGGGAGCATCTTATCGGTTTGTCGACGATGTTCTGGAAATCACCGGAACGGGAGGAACGTTTAAAGAGCCGGCTAATACGCTGGATATGGGAAACTCCGGCACGGGGACGCGTCTGCTGGCCGGGCTTCTGGCCGGGCGTCCGATTACGGTTACGATGACCGGCGACGCATCGCTTTCGCGCCGGCCGATGGGCCGAATCGCCGCGCCGCTTCAGCAGATGGGCGCAAAGATTGAGCTGACGGGTGAGAAGGGCACGCTGCCGATGACCATTCACGGCACGCAGCTTAAAGGGATTCACTACGAGCTGCCGATGGCTTCTGCTCAGGTGAAATCCTGTGTGCTGCTGGCCGGGTTGTTTGCGGACGGAAAAACGACGGTGATTGAGCCGCATCCGACACGCGACCACACCGAAAAACTTTTTCAGGCATTGGGGATTCCGGTGGATGTGAACGGACTGGAAATCAGCGTGCCGGGCTTTGGAAGCGCCGGTCCTCAGTTTGCAGCAAGAGATATTACGGTGCCGGGCGATTTTTCATCGGCGGCTTTCTGGATTGCAGCCATTGCTGCACGGCCCGGCGCGGAGCTGACGGTTCGCAAGGTTGGGCTGAACCATCGGCGTACCGCACTGCTGGATGTGCTGAAGCGCATGGGGGCACAGATCGAAACGGAGCTGACAGACGATCAGGGCGATCCGATGGGCACTGTTTTTGTGCGCGGTGCGCAGCTGTACGGAACCGAAATCGGCGGCGATGAGATTCCGAACCTGATTGATGAACTTCCGGTGATCAGCGCGATTGCCGCGCTGGCTGATGGAGAAACCGTGATCCGCGACGCGGAAGAGCTGCGGGTGAAAGAATCGGATCGCATTGCAATGATGGCGGCTCACTTGCGCGCTTTTGGAGTGGAGGTGTCTGAAAGCCCGGATGGGATGACGGTGCATGGTCCCGCCGTGTTAAAGACTCCGGTCAAACCTTTGGCCAGTGATGGGGATCATCGGATTGCGATGTCGGTTGCGGTGCTGGGAAGTTTTACGGATCAGCCGGTGACAATTGACGATACGGCCTGTGTGGATACATCTTATCCTGATTTTTGGAATCATTTGAAACAACTGGGTGGAAACTGCGAATGA
- a CDS encoding HAD family hydrolase, whose translation MNAKKLEKWILLEQTGELSPRRQKILNQCPGVQERRDELKTLFDAVSLSAGEPSPWAATRIHARVQRGHRPVLLSARAWRPILALAACLTLIVTTIDFRSDSSPSSVAAVAVGEVDEWNVQFEEDLTELEGLILAISDTSLDIMEM comes from the coding sequence ATGAATGCGAAAAAGCTCGAGAAATGGATTCTGTTGGAACAGACCGGTGAGCTGTCACCGCGCAGACAAAAAATTTTAAATCAATGCCCCGGGGTGCAGGAACGGAGGGATGAGCTGAAAACATTGTTTGATGCGGTATCTCTTTCTGCCGGGGAACCTTCTCCTTGGGCTGCCACCCGCATTCATGCCCGGGTTCAGCGGGGGCACCGTCCGGTTTTACTGTCCGCCCGGGCTTGGCGTCCGATTCTGGCGCTTGCTGCCTGTCTGACACTGATTGTAACCACCATTGATTTTAGGTCGGATTCCTCTCCGTCTTCTGTCGCCGCTGTTGCGGTGGGGGAAGTGGACGAGTGGAACGTTCAGTTTGAAGAGGATCTGACTGAACTGGAGGGTCTGATACTGGCCATATCAGACACCTCTCTTGACATCATGGAGATGTAA
- a CDS encoding response regulator, which produces MKYSFPTLAFKLGIAVFLTAAITFSGLAIYFSQLFSKQIEHWLIQQAAIPGTLMSQSTLPYNTARDAGSLSALIGEQVLFASVTRADNQVYYCSERENEGKVSDKLTQHAQHSKTTSWWHRTSKGHIHIFTPLFSEGRYLGGLYMEIDSKHTLARKRQITLSFITGGLCCILATTMVGAFFIRRLTMPRIQSAIQCLETVAQGHYSARLAEQHPDELGALERGINRAARQLEERQLFDDKLNKELTSAKEAAEQANRSKSEFLANMSHEIRTPMNGIIGMTQIMEDMNPTPEQEECLQTIATSANSLMAIINDILDLSRIEMGKLELKNERVCIRELLNELRLFFTPITTKKGLKLYITCDDSVPINIRNDENCLRQVLINLIANAIKFTHQGYVAVDLKTSHKDKDLCTLDFYIQDTGIGISKEAQKVIFKEFTQADGSHTRKYGGTGLGLSISRRIVEKMGGTLSISSEPGNGAVFSFSIQVPIDHSPEKEVPRKQNVATCSPSHAFRILVVEDNLLNRKVIEKMLQQADIQFETAANGVDAVEKIGSQQPAGYDMILMDIQMPVMDGLEATQIIRKSHPNLPIVALTAHAMKGDRKKFIQTGMNDYLPKPIRKEDLLEILSRYTAHA; this is translated from the coding sequence GTGAAATATTCGTTCCCAACCCTTGCCTTTAAACTGGGGATCGCGGTTTTTCTGACCGCAGCGATCACATTTTCAGGCCTGGCCATCTATTTTTCACAATTGTTCTCTAAACAAATTGAGCACTGGCTTATCCAGCAGGCCGCCATTCCCGGTACGCTGATGAGCCAAAGCACCCTTCCATACAACACCGCCAGAGACGCCGGGTCGCTTTCCGCGTTAATCGGAGAACAGGTTCTTTTTGCATCTGTGACCCGAGCCGACAATCAGGTTTATTACTGCTCCGAGCGCGAAAACGAAGGAAAAGTTTCAGACAAGCTGACACAACACGCCCAGCATTCCAAAACAACATCCTGGTGGCATCGAACTTCAAAAGGACACATCCACATTTTTACCCCTTTATTTTCCGAAGGACGTTATCTGGGCGGGCTTTACATGGAAATTGATTCCAAACACACATTGGCCAGAAAAAGACAGATTACCCTCTCTTTTATAACAGGTGGGCTGTGCTGTATTCTGGCCACCACCATGGTCGGGGCGTTTTTCATCCGACGGCTGACGATGCCCCGTATCCAGTCAGCCATCCAGTGCCTGGAAACCGTCGCTCAGGGACATTACAGTGCCCGACTCGCTGAACAGCACCCCGACGAACTGGGGGCTCTGGAACGCGGCATCAACCGCGCAGCCCGCCAATTGGAAGAGCGACAGCTTTTTGATGATAAACTCAACAAGGAACTAACCTCTGCGAAAGAAGCTGCGGAACAGGCGAACCGAAGTAAAAGTGAATTTCTTGCCAACATGTCCCATGAGATCCGTACTCCAATGAACGGCATCATCGGGATGACTCAAATTATGGAGGACATGAATCCGACTCCCGAACAGGAGGAGTGCCTGCAGACGATTGCCACCTCTGCAAACAGCCTGATGGCAATTATTAACGATATCCTTGACCTCTCCAGAATTGAGATGGGCAAACTGGAATTGAAAAACGAAAGGGTCTGCATTCGCGAACTGCTGAACGAACTCCGCCTGTTTTTCACTCCGATAACGACGAAGAAAGGACTGAAACTGTACATTACCTGCGACGACTCGGTCCCAATAAATATACGCAATGATGAAAACTGTCTTCGGCAGGTTCTGATCAATCTGATCGCCAACGCCATCAAATTCACCCATCAAGGCTATGTGGCGGTTGATCTGAAGACTTCGCATAAAGATAAGGACCTGTGCACTCTGGATTTTTACATTCAGGACACGGGTATTGGCATCAGCAAAGAAGCTCAGAAGGTCATTTTCAAAGAATTCACTCAGGCTGACGGTTCTCACACCCGCAAATATGGTGGAACAGGGCTGGGACTATCCATCTCCCGCAGAATTGTTGAAAAAATGGGAGGAACTCTTTCCATCAGCAGTGAGCCGGGCAACGGAGCTGTTTTTTCTTTTTCAATTCAGGTTCCAATCGATCACTCCCCGGAAAAAGAAGTGCCGAGAAAACAGAACGTGGCAACATGCAGCCCCAGCCATGCATTCCGCATCCTGGTTGTTGAAGATAATCTGCTGAATCGCAAAGTCATCGAAAAAATGCTTCAGCAGGCAGACATTCAATTTGAAACGGCAGCCAACGGCGTCGACGCCGTTGAAAAAATCGGCAGCCAGCAGCCCGCCGGATACGACATGATCCTGATGGATATTCAGATGCCGGTCATGGACGGATTGGAAGCCACACAGATCATCCGGAAAAGCCATCCGAACCTCCCAATTGTCGCCCTGACCGCTCATGCCATGAAAGGCGACCGGAAAAAATTCATCCAGACCGGCATGAATGATTACCTTCCTAAACCAATCCGCAAAGAAGACCTGCTGGAAATTCTGAGCCGCTATACCGCGCATGCCTAA